A stretch of Malassezia japonica chromosome 6, complete sequence DNA encodes these proteins:
- a CDS encoding uncharacterized protein (EggNog:ENOG503P7TC; COG:S), with protein sequence MDVLPPEVWGRVFGLLDPPSLARACCVCKAWRELGTQESVWAFVAERHQYTARGERSVQRALQRYYYGAEHASAAAYFDEVRSFGDLCRKRHTLDTLWGTNAAPALDTTRDTLELRPQIDYYRPSGSLEDVWRIKIDPFENCLIESHVHGGVRTLDIHSGEVLWRHEPPDARPFPHLEFSDGWLVFDRDAPGHFEVWRSARLVPDAHEAHRGEYIRYTILDVPEMVRAYRMQFPTLAFVSIFDSYSEMDVASKTLTRTVPLANTLHQHRNVSYIEFDDEHIFLVGFGFNRVSILHRDSGEVVWTLADHIKERGVPDCYRAAPLRTDDRHALLLRQQVQVRPPRWVSYLAHWSPRDPTQLCYSWHAVHPDRDTETLVALGESCILLIPKYKAMLRGEEVPNMRMYLLQSERDSRIFDEYEPEELAEALRHRRRPRQDSSGQLSVANGRVAAVVESLTVLDLNAPTLGRTNDGEPIQVPFAAYEWSDQPNAFDWYTGPIDQFRGCSCVQMDATGIYCVTRQALEREVGVAPDDFPPEYQQEAMRQDSSMVTGFHFDDRAKPPKALEKKSIVKQVLMPYPDPMEAWETETESWSQSV encoded by the exons ATGGACGTCCTTCCACCCGAGGTGTGGGGGCGCGTCTTTGGACTGCTCGATCCCCCGTCCCTGGCACGGGCTTGCTGCGTGTGCAAGG CATGGCGCGAATTGGGCACACAGGAGAGCGTGTGGGCGTTTGTCGCCGAACGACACCAGTAcacggcgcgtggcgaacggagcgtgcagcgcgcgctgcagcggtACTACTACGGCGCTGAGCACGCGAGTGCCGCAGCGTACTTTGACGAGGTCCGGTCGTTCGGCGACCTGTGCAGGAAGCGGCAtacgctcgacacgctctgGGGAACCAACGCCGCCCCGGCGCTGGATACGACGCGCGAtacgctcgagctccggcCCCAGATCGACTACTATCGCCCGAGCGggtcgctcgaggacgtgtGGCGCATCAAGATCGA CCCCTTTGAAAACTGCCTCATCGAGTCGCATGTGCACGGCGGCGtacgcacgctcgacatCCACAGCGGCGAAGTGCTCTGGCGCCACGAGCCGCCAGACGCACGCCCGTTTCCCCACCTCGAGTTCTCCGACGGGTGGTTGGTCTTtgaccgcgacgcgccgggaCACTTTGAGgtgtggcgcagcgcgcgcctcgtgccgGACGCacacgaggcgcaccggGGGGAGTACATACGCTACACGATCCTCGACGTCCCGGAAATGGTGCGAGCGTACCGCATGCAGTTTCCGACGCTCGCATT CGTCTCGATCTTTGACTCGTACAGCGAAATGGACGTGGCGTCCAAGACCCTGACACGCACCGTGCCTTTGGCCAATACGCTGCACCAGCACCGCAACGTGAGCTACATCGAGTTCGACGACGAGCATATCTTCTTGGTCGGATTTGGGTTCAACCGCGTCTCGATTCTGCACCgcgactcgggcgaggTCGTCTggacgctcgccgatcaCATCAAGGaacgcggcgtgccggacTGCTATCGGGCCGCGCCACTCCGCACAGACGACCGCCACGCCCTCTTGCTCCGGCAGCAAGTGCAGGTCAGACCGCCCCGCTGGGTGTCGTACCTCGCACACTGGTCGCCACGCGATCCGACGCAGCTGTGTTACTCGTGGCACGCTGTACACCCGGATCGCGACACCGAGACACtggtcgccctcggcgagtCGTGCATCCTCCTCATTCCAAAGTACAAGGCCATGCTCCGCGGCGAAGAGGTGCCCAATATGCGCATGTACCTCCTCCAAAGCGAGCGCGACTCGCGCATCTTTGACGAGTACGAGCCGGaagagctcgccgaggcgctgcgccaccgccgcaggccgcgTCAAGATAGCAGCGGGCAGCTCTCGGTCGCCAACGGACGCGTGGCCGCCGTGGTCGAGTCGCTCACGGTGCTCGACCTCAACGCACCGACGCTCGGCAGGACCAacgacggcgagccgaTCCAAGTGCCGTTCGCCGCGTACGAATGGTCCGACCAGCCGAACGCATTTGACTGGTACACAGGGCCCATCGACCAGTTCAGGGGGTGCAGCTGCGTCCAGATGGACGCAACAGGGATCTACTGCGTCACtcgccaggcgctcgagcgcgaggtcggcgtcgccccGGACGATTTTCCGCCAGAGTACCAGCAGGAAGCGATGCGGCAAGACTCGAGTATGGTCACGGGCTTTCATTTCGACGACCGCGCAAAACCGCCCAAGGCCCTGGAAAAAAAGTCGATTGTAAAACAGGTGCTTATGCCCTATCCAGATCCTATGGAAGCATGGGAAACAGAGACCGAGTCATGGAGCCAGTCTGTTTAG
- a CDS encoding uncharacterized protein (EggNog:ENOG503NXAZ; BUSCO:EOG09260MBW; COG:A): MLEFTPLAGPYCSTDAKGKGREVSSTEQPKAVSYLVEIDGCRVLLDCGAPEDFVFADHGAVPGDPESTPRPELVGTLPQILERIGPTIDVVLLTHAELSHLGFYAYARAHYGLQCTVYATLPVQTMGRLVMQEAVRAWAAETEIGTSARLLPTETEVDDAFDAVRTLRFLQPTPLDGKSAGLVLTAYNAGHSLGGTVWKLRSPSIGTVVMALDWNHSRERHLDRTALLPTANTPFMEKTQVDSVGRADVLITDIERGLYTNAGRKDRDAALLDRIHQTLQGGHSVLIPVDSAARLLELLVLLDQHWAYAYQHQRFPLCLVSHTGQEFVERARTFIEWMSREWAAQMLSDDSGKGRRRNKQSAALKSPLDFPFLRYFSTVEEMHSAVTPSQPKVVLATPASLTHGPARQLLSHFLSDPDSLVLLMSRGEPGSVLRTLWERWNGFQADADAWRRGKVGVPASIGGQVSYELRRRLRLTGEELRAHLEREQQSKEKEAQEAQARAPQRARPQLEADEDGDASSASDSSDEDEPLNADRDAHRLLMSTRDIAPERLAAAEGHQELSYDIYLRGLASRAPAFPSAEDADSYGAGVHYRMFPFVERKRKVDGYGEAIDTSKWLSRRRRLEEEQEDQLDPTRHVPRDEQKRVAQPEPPSKYVAEQLSVAVRCHVMFVDMQGLNDGRALKMLLPQLQPRRLIMVNGDAATNADLYGMLYAVKGMSRELYMPPIGTTVRIGELMHAYSVKLADTLLGPSHWSMIEDYNVMPIRALAEFASDADVPTLVRDEPAQESGAAAPTTLYIGDLKLSALKAHLAREHRIRADFAGEGVLVCDGAPTTGRKQPENNRSVTVKKEGAGRIVIEGNLSSGLGRIRESVYDLYAQVHQ, translated from the coding sequence ATGCTGGAATttacgccgctcgccggtcCGTACTGCAGTACGGACGCAAAAGGCAAGGGGCGTGAAGTAAGCAGCACCGAGCAGCCCAAGGCGGTCTCGTACCTGGTCGAGATCGATGGGTGCCGCGTCCTGCTTGACTGCGGCGCCCCCGAAGACTTTGTTTTCGCCGACcacggcgcggtgccgGGCGATCCCGaaagcacgccgcgccccgagctggtcggcacgctgccgcaGATCCTCGAGCGTATCGGCCCGACCATTGATGTCGTGCTGCTGACGCATGCCGAGCTCTCGCACCTCGGCTTTTACGCATACGCTCGTGCGCACTACGGACTCCAGTGCACCGTCTATGCGACGCTCCCTGTACAGACCATGGGCCGCCTCGTGATGCAAGAGGCCGTGCGTGCGTGGGCCGCAGAGACGGAAatcggcacgtcggcgcgcctgctcccGACCGAgaccgaggtcgacgacgcgttcgatgcggtgcgcacgctccgctTCCtgcagccgacgccgcTGGACGGCAAGTCGGCCGGTCTTGTGCTCACCGCGTACAATGCGGGAcactcgctcggcggcacggtgTGGAAGCTGCGGTCGCCCTCGATCGGTACCGTGGTCATGGCCCTGGACTGGAACCACagccgcgagcggcactTGGACCGCACTGCGCTGCTGCCTACGGCGAATACCCCCTTTATGGAAAAGACGCAGGTCGACTCTGTGGGCCGCGCGGACGTGCTCATTACCGATATCGAGCGCGGGCTCTATACCAATGCCGGCCGAAAagaccgcgacgcggcgctgctcgaccgcatcCACCAGACGCTGCAAGGCGGCCATTCCGTGCTGATCCCGGTGgacagcgcggcgcgtctgctGGAGCTGCTTGtgctcctcgaccagcaCTGGGCGTACGCGTACCAGCACCAGCGCTTCCCCCTGTGCCTCGTGAGCCATACCGGGCAGGAgtttgtcgagcgcgcgcgcacgttTATCGAGTGGATGTCGCGCGAGTGGGCCGCGCAGATGCTCAGCGACGACAGCGGCAaagggcggcggcggaacAAGcagtcggcggcgctcaagTCGCCGCTCGACTTTCCGTTTCTGCGCTACTTTTCGACCGTCGAAGAGATGCACAGCGCCGTGACGCCGTCGCAGCCCAAGGTCGTGCTTGCGACGCCCGCCTCGCTGACGCACGGCCCTGCGCGCCAGCTGCTCTCCCACTTTCTCAGCGATCCCGACAGCCTTGTGCTGCTCAtgtcgcgcggcgagcccgggagcgtgctgcgcacgctgtgGGAACGCTGGAACGGTTTCCAGGCGGACGCGGACGcgtggcgccgcggcaaggTCGGCGTGCCCGCGTCGATCGGGGGCCAGGTCTCgtacgagctgcgccgccgcctgcgcctgaccggcgaggagctgcgtgcgcacctcgagcgtgagcaGCAGTCGAAGGAAAAAGAGgcgcaagaggcgcaggcgcgtgcgccgcagcgtgcgcgcccccagctcgaggccgacgaggacggggacgcgagcagcgcgagcgactcgagcgacgaggacgagccgctgaatgcggaccgcgacgcgcaccgcctgctCATGTCGACGCGCGACATTGCGCCGGAGCGCCTCGCAGCCGCCGAAGGGCACCAGGAGCTCTCGTACGACATCTacctgcgcggcctcgcgagccgtgcgccggcgttCCCCAGCGCGGAAGATGCCGACTCGtacggcgccggcgtgcacTACCGCATGTTTCCGtttgtcgagcgcaagcgcaaggtcgacgggtacggcgaggcgatcgACACGAGCAAGTGGCTGagccggcgtcggcgcctcgaggaagAACAGGAGGACCAGCTCGACCCCACGCGCCACGTCCCCCGCGACGAGCAAAagcgcgtggcgcagcCCGAGCCCCCGTCCAAGTACgtggccgagcagctgaGCGTTGCGGTGCGGTGCCATGTGATGTTTGTCGACATGCAAGGCCTGAAcgacggccgtgcgctcAAGATGCTGCTGCCTCAGCtgcagccgcggcgcctgaTTATGGTGAATGGCGATGCGGCGACGAATGCGGATCTCTATGGGATGCTCTATGCGGTCAAAGGCATGTCGCGCGAGCTGTACATGCCGCCGATCGGCACTAccgtgcgcatcggcgagctgaTGCACGCGTACAGCGTCAAGCTCGCCGATACGCTCCTCGGCCCGTCGCACTGGAGCATGATTGAAGACTACAATGTGATGCCTATCCGTGCCCTCGCCGAGTTTGCGTCGGATGCCGACGTGCCtacgctcgtgcgcgacgagcccgcCCAGgagagcggcgccgcggcgcccacCACACTGTACATTGGCGACCTGAAACTATCGGCGCTCaaggcgcacctcgcgcgcgagcaccgtATCCGCGCCGACTTTGCGGGCGAGGGCGTGCTCGTttgcgacggcgcgccgaccacCGGGCGCAAGCAGCCCGAAAATAACCGCAGCGTCACGGTCAAGAAGGAGGGCGCAGGGCGTATTGTGATCGAGGGCAACCTGTCCTCGGGGCTAGGGCGTATCCGTGAGTCTGTCTATGACCTCTATGCGCAAGTACACCAGTAG